TTGAGTCAATTTTTACGGCGCTACGATAAATAAAATTAATAGTTATTCAATTTGAAAGCATATTTTCCGGTTTGAGAACCGTGAAAATATGCTTTTTAAGTCCATAACGTAGTTTGCTAGGTGAATATTTGCTATAATGTATTCATAATTTATCAGGGGAGGTCCCGGGAATGAAGAAGACGGCACGGCAAGCTGTAATCGAACAATTAATCCATCAATATCCAATTGCGACACAGGAAGATTTGATGGCACGACTCAAAGCTGAAGGGATTGCAGCGACGCAAGCGACTATTTCGCGGGACATCCGTGAAATGCAAATTGTGAAGTCGCCAGACGAAAGTGGTCAGGCGCGGTACATGATTTTTAAAGCAAATAATAAGAATGAACAAGATCGGTTATTTGAAAGTCTGCATGAAGTGGTGACTGGCGTTGATCGCGTTGAATTTATGAATATTATTCATACGTTGCCGAGTAACGGGAATTTATTGGCAGCCATTATTGATGATTTGAAGTTACCAGAAGTGAGTGGCACGTTAGCTGGGCACGA
This genomic window from Lactobacillus sp. CBA3606 contains:
- the argR gene encoding arginine repressor, whose product is MKKTARQAVIEQLIHQYPIATQEDLMARLKAEGIAATQATISRDIREMQIVKSPDESGQARYMIFKANNKNEQDRLFESLHEVVTGVDRVEFMNIIHTLPSNGNLLAAIIDDLKLPEVSGTLAGHDTIFIVSPSVTVAKSLHDLLMSHVQADED